A single window of Chitinophaga sp. XS-30 DNA harbors:
- the murG gene encoding undecaprenyldiphospho-muramoylpentapeptide beta-N-acetylglucosaminyltransferase, with amino-acid sequence MAHKVIIAGGGTGGHIFPAIAIANALRKLEPDVDILFVGAKGKMEMEKVPQAGYPIEGLEIAGFNRSNMLKNLLLPFKLLKSLRHAGKVLDKFQPDVAVGVGGYASFPILKQAQRRGIPTLIQEQNSWAGKSNKILGRKAQQICVAYDGMEKFFPPEKILQTGNPVRGAITQSAVSREEALLHFGLAKGKPTLFAVGGSLGARSINEALLPHLADFVNKDIQLIWQTGKLYYDTAKAAAAQYATHVKVHDFINVMDFAYKAADAVISRAGALAIAEICVVKKPVIFVPYPFAAEDHQTQNALSLVNKQAALMIKDSEAGARLANEALSLVQNKALMQQLEANIAPLGNMNADMTIARAVLGLIK; translated from the coding sequence TTGGCACACAAAGTGATCATAGCAGGCGGCGGTACAGGAGGACATATCTTCCCGGCCATTGCTATTGCCAACGCGCTCCGCAAGCTGGAGCCGGATGTGGATATTCTCTTTGTGGGCGCCAAAGGAAAAATGGAGATGGAGAAAGTGCCGCAGGCAGGATATCCGATAGAAGGCCTGGAGATCGCCGGTTTTAACCGCAGCAATATGCTGAAGAATCTCCTGCTGCCGTTCAAGCTGCTGAAAAGCCTGCGTCATGCAGGAAAGGTGCTGGACAAATTTCAACCGGATGTAGCCGTAGGCGTAGGCGGATATGCCAGTTTCCCCATACTGAAGCAGGCACAGCGCCGCGGTATTCCCACCCTCATACAGGAACAAAATTCCTGGGCAGGGAAAAGCAACAAGATACTGGGCCGTAAGGCGCAGCAGATATGTGTGGCATACGACGGGATGGAAAAATTCTTTCCTCCTGAAAAGATACTGCAGACCGGCAACCCCGTCCGCGGCGCCATCACACAAAGCGCCGTATCCCGGGAAGAAGCCCTGCTGCATTTCGGCCTGGCGAAAGGCAAACCTACTTTGTTTGCCGTTGGCGGCAGCCTGGGCGCCAGGTCCATCAACGAAGCATTGCTGCCTCACCTGGCTGATTTTGTGAATAAGGACATACAGCTGATCTGGCAAACCGGCAAGCTGTATTACGATACCGCCAAAGCAGCGGCCGCGCAATATGCCACGCATGTGAAGGTCCACGATTTTATCAATGTGATGGACTTTGCCTACAAAGCGGCGGATGCGGTGATCTCCCGCGCGGGAGCCCTCGCCATCGCAGAGATCTGTGTGGTGAAAAAACCGGTGATCTTCGTGCCTTATCCTTTTGCGGCGGAAGACCATCAGACACAGAACGCGCTCAGCCTCGTCAATAAACAGGCCGCGCTGATGATAAAGGATAGTGAAGCCGGCGCACGGCTTGCCAATGAAGCGCTCAGCCTTGTACAGAACAAGGCGCTGATGCAGCAGCTGGAAGCGAATATTGCGCCGCTGGGAAATATGAATGCGGATATGACCATCGCCCGGGCAGTGCTGGGGCTGATCAAATAA
- the murD gene encoding UDP-N-acetylmuramoyl-L-alanine--D-glutamate ligase, whose amino-acid sequence MKLVILGAGESGIGAALLGKKEGYDVFVSDGGQIKDIYKQELAVHHIPFEEGRHSWDIILGADEIVKSPGIPEKSELMKKVREYGVPVISEIELAWRFSKDKKIIAITGSNGKSTTTALTYHIFKTAGLDAALVGNIGVSYARQVAIQPADYYIVEISSFQLDDIRDFKPDVAILLNITPDHLDRYDYKMENYVASKFRIAMNQTKEDYFIYCKDDPEIRNYLEKKPIYSEPIPFSIMEHLNEGGFIANDQVNIQVKDEPVIMSMYDLALKGKHNMYNSMAAGIAGRTMDIRKEKIRDSLSTFSGLEHRMEYVATVRGVDFINDSKATNVNSVWFALESMERPVVLIMGGVDKGNDYSAIRELVREKVKAIICLGVDNRPIHEALSKDMEVMVNTDNMKDAVAAAFQMAEKGDVVLLSPACASFDLFRNYEERGRMFKETVREL is encoded by the coding sequence GTGAAACTCGTTATACTCGGCGCCGGGGAAAGCGGCATTGGTGCGGCCCTTTTAGGGAAAAAAGAAGGATACGACGTGTTTGTATCCGACGGCGGACAGATCAAAGATATTTATAAACAGGAACTGGCGGTACATCACATCCCTTTCGAAGAAGGACGCCACTCCTGGGATATCATACTCGGTGCGGATGAAATTGTGAAGAGCCCGGGCATTCCGGAAAAGTCGGAATTGATGAAAAAGGTGCGGGAATACGGCGTTCCCGTGATCTCGGAGATAGAACTGGCCTGGCGTTTCAGTAAAGACAAAAAGATCATTGCCATCACGGGAAGCAATGGTAAAAGCACCACAACGGCGCTTACTTACCACATCTTTAAAACAGCCGGACTGGATGCCGCGCTGGTGGGCAATATCGGTGTCAGTTACGCCCGCCAGGTAGCCATCCAGCCTGCCGATTATTATATCGTGGAGATCAGCAGCTTTCAGCTGGACGATATACGTGATTTCAAACCGGATGTTGCCATCCTGCTGAATATCACACCGGACCATCTGGACCGCTACGATTATAAAATGGAGAACTATGTGGCGTCAAAATTCCGCATAGCCATGAACCAGACGAAAGAAGATTATTTCATTTACTGTAAAGACGATCCGGAGATCAGGAATTACTTAGAGAAGAAACCCATTTATTCAGAACCAATACCTTTTAGCATTATGGAACATTTGAACGAAGGTGGATTTATTGCGAACGACCAGGTGAATATCCAGGTGAAAGACGAACCGGTTATTATGTCGATGTACGACCTGGCATTAAAAGGTAAGCACAACATGTATAATTCAATGGCAGCAGGAATTGCAGGCCGCACGATGGATATACGGAAGGAAAAGATCCGGGACAGCCTCAGCACCTTCAGCGGGCTGGAGCACCGGATGGAATATGTAGCCACCGTGCGCGGCGTGGACTTCATAAACGACAGCAAGGCTACCAATGTGAACTCCGTATGGTTCGCACTGGAAAGTATGGAACGCCCGGTGGTGCTGATCATGGGCGGAGTGGACAAAGGCAACGACTACAGCGCCATCCGTGAGCTGGTGCGCGAGAAAGTGAAAGCGATCATTTGCCTGGGGGTGGACAACCGCCCGATACACGAAGCCTTGTCCAAAGACATGGAGGTAATGGTGAATACGGACAATATGAAAGATGCCGTGGCGGCTGCTTTCCAGATGGCCGAAAAAGGTGACGTAGTACTGCTCTCCCCTGCCTGCGCAAGCTTCGACCTCTTCAGGAATTATGAAGAAAGAGGCCGCATGTTCAAGGAAACAGTAAGAGAACTTTAA
- a CDS encoding FtsW/RodA/SpoVE family cell cycle protein, producing MNNLLHRTKGDKVIWTIVFFLSAVSLLAVYSSTGSLAYRVYSGHTEYYLFKQLSVLILGLMIIYFAHRVNYTIYSRVAQIGFLVSIPLLMYTLAFGSNLNDASRWIRLPVINLTFQTSDIAKLALFMYVSRQLSRKQQMITDFRKGFLPIIVPIVIICALIMPANMSTALLLGASCMLVCFIGRVPLKYLAAMVAGVVVLVLLMFFIASISGNKGRTATWEKRVESFFSKEDSDVPYQVQQANIAIAGGGTLGKGPGNSTARNFLPHPYSDFIYAIILEEYGIFGAFLVLSAYLLLLLRSIRIFKKCPFAFGAFLSLGLSVTLVIQALMHMAVNVQLLPVTGLTLPLVSMGGSSVIFTSLAIGIILSVSRHVEETEGKQEMANVAVAA from the coding sequence GTGAACAACTTACTCCATAGGACGAAAGGTGACAAGGTGATCTGGACGATCGTGTTCTTCCTGTCTGCAGTAAGTTTGCTGGCGGTGTACAGTTCAACAGGCTCTTTGGCATACCGGGTGTACAGCGGGCATACCGAGTACTACCTTTTCAAACAACTGTCCGTACTCATTCTCGGATTGATGATCATCTATTTTGCGCACCGCGTGAACTATACGATCTATTCGAGGGTGGCGCAGATCGGCTTCCTGGTATCTATCCCGCTGCTGATGTACACACTGGCCTTTGGCTCCAATCTGAATGACGCCAGCCGCTGGATCCGGCTTCCGGTCATTAACCTGACCTTCCAGACCTCGGACATTGCGAAGCTTGCCCTGTTCATGTACGTGTCCAGGCAACTATCCCGCAAACAGCAGATGATCACGGATTTCAGGAAAGGATTTTTGCCGATCATCGTACCGATCGTCATTATCTGTGCGCTGATCATGCCGGCCAATATGAGTACGGCATTGCTGCTGGGCGCCAGCTGCATGCTGGTTTGCTTTATCGGCCGTGTACCGTTGAAATACCTGGCGGCAATGGTCGCAGGCGTAGTGGTGCTGGTGCTGCTGATGTTCTTCATTGCCAGCATATCCGGCAACAAGGGCCGTACGGCCACATGGGAAAAAAGGGTGGAAAGCTTCTTCAGCAAAGAAGACAGCGATGTGCCTTACCAGGTGCAGCAGGCCAATATCGCCATAGCCGGTGGAGGCACACTGGGCAAAGGACCGGGCAACAGTACGGCGCGGAATTTTTTACCGCATCCGTATTCCGATTTTATATATGCCATTATTCTGGAGGAGTATGGTATCTTTGGCGCCTTTTTGGTGTTGAGCGCCTACCTCCTGCTGTTGCTGAGAAGCATCCGGATATTCAAGAAATGCCCGTTTGCATTCGGGGCATTCCTCTCGCTCGGGCTTAGCGTTACACTGGTCATACAGGCGTTGATGCATATGGCGGTAAATGTGCAGTTGCTGCCGGTAACCGGTCTCACCCTTCCGCTGGTAAGCATGGGAGGCTCGTCCGTGATCTTTACCAGCCTGGCGATCGGAATTATCCTCAGCGTATCCCGGCATGTGGAAGAAACAGAAGGAAAGCAGGAGATGGCCAATGTGGCCGTAGCGGCATAA